CCGACTCGAGCTCGACGATGGGCTGGTAGTGCAGGGCCATCTCGCCGCGATCGAGGGCGCGGTGCAGGTCGGCGTCGAGCCGCAGTCGTTCGACCGCGGCGGCGCGCATGTCGTCGTCGAACAGCACCCAACGCCGTTTGCCGGTCGCCTTGGCCTGGTACATCGCGACGTCGGCGTTGCGCAGCAGCACGTCGCCGCCGGCGTGACCGACGGCGATGCCGATGCTGGCGCCGACGGCCAAGGGCGTCCCCTGCACCTGGATCGGATCGGCCAGCGCGGCGAGCACGCGCCGGGCGACCAGCTCGGCGTCACGCCGGGCGTCCGCCCCCGGCTCCACGAGGACGCCGAACTCGTCGCCGCCGAGCCGTGCCACGGTGTCGCCGCCGCGCACGGCCTGCTCCAGGCGGCGGGCGATGTCGACGAGCACGGCGTCGCCGGTGTCGTGGCCGAGGCTGTCGTTGATGGTCTTGAAGCCGTCGAGGTCGATGTACAGGACGGCGACGTCCTCGGCGGTCCGCACCGTGCGGGAGACGGCATGGTCGACCCGGTCGCGGAAGAGCGCCCGGTTGGCGAGGCCGGTGAGGACGTCGTGGAAGGCCTGGTGGCTGAGCTCCTGCTCCATGAGCTTGCGCAGCGTGATGTCGTGCACGTTGACGACGACGCCGGCGACGTCGCGGTCGTCCACCAGGGAAACCACCCTCGCCTCCACCCAGCGCGGGCCGCCGTCCCGGTGGCGGACGCGCAGCTCGCCGGTCAGCACCTGGCGGGGGCGTGAGAGCGCGCGATCGAGCAGGGCCAGTGCGGTGGGCCGGTCGTCGGTCTCGACGAGGTCGAACACGCTGGCGCCCACGCCTGGCACCGACGACAGGCCGAGCAACCCGCTGAGCGCCGGAGCCTCCGCGGTGAGGGTGCCGTGGGCGTCGACGACGAGCACCGCGTCGGCGGAGTTCGCAGCAAGGGCCTGGTGGTAGTGGCCGCTGCGGCGCAGCGCCTGCTCGGCGGTGTCCTTCTGGCGGAGCAGGCGGATCGACCGGGCCAGCACGAGGGCGGCGAGCAGGACGATCGCCACGATGAAGGCGACCGCGGTGGCGGGGTCCTCGGCCAGGTCGGCGGCGGCGGCGGCGATGCCCGGCACCGCGACGCACACCACGCCGAGGGCGAGACGGTACGGCCGCTCCGCCCGGGGCTCGGCCCGCTCGTCGGTCATCGCCGCCATGTCGGGGTGCAGCGCAGCGCCGGCCATGAGGAACATCCCGGCGAGGAACACCTCGTCGAGCCAGACGGTGCCGCCGAACTCGTAGCTGCCGGTGGCCGCCAGCACGGAGTAGGCAGCGTCGCCGACGAGCCACGTGCACAGCGCGGCCACGAGCAGCACCACGGGCGTGCTGCGGAGGCGGGTGTCGAGGAGCAGTCGCACCAACAGGGCGAGCAGGATGACGTCCGAGACCGGGTACAGCGCGAACAGCACGGTCGCCCCGGTGCTCGCGCTGGGATCGATGGCCGGTTGGATGAGCAGGTCCCAGGCCATCACGAGGGCGGCCACGCCCACGGCGGCGGCGTCGAGGAGTGCATCGAGGTCGCCGCCCGGCTTGCGGGCCCGGATCACGAGCACGAGACCGATCGCCACCGCCCCGTACCCGGAGAAGTAGAGGGCGTCAGCCACCGACACGCT
Above is a window of Acidimicrobiales bacterium DNA encoding:
- a CDS encoding EAL domain-containing protein: MGALLLWLSVPAFGGAGVVQGAYLVGSVLAAVAMWIGLWWRRPATPAPWRWLAAGLTAWAVADVVYAAYGWFGHPDPSVSVADALYFSGYGAVAIGLVLVIRARKPGGDLDALLDAAAVGVAALVMAWDLLIQPAIDPSASTGATVLFALYPVSDVILLALLVRLLLDTRLRSTPVVLLVAALCTWLVGDAAYSVLAATGSYEFGGTVWLDEVFLAGMFLMAGAALHPDMAAMTDERAEPRAERPYRLALGVVCVAVPGIAAAAADLAEDPATAVAFIVAIVLLAALVLARSIRLLRQKDTAEQALRRSGHYHQALAANSADAVLVVDAHGTLTAEAPALSGLLGLSSVPGVGASVFDLVETDDRPTALALLDRALSRPRQVLTGELRVRHRDGGPRWVEARVVSLVDDRDVAGVVVNVHDITLRKLMEQELSHQAFHDVLTGLANRALFRDRVDHAVSRTVRTAEDVAVLYIDLDGFKTINDSLGHDTGDAVLVDIARRLEQAVRGGDTVARLGGDEFGVLVEPGADARRDAELVARRVLAALADPIQVQGTPLAVGASIGIAVGHAGGDVLLRNADVAMYQAKATGKRRWVLFDDDMRAAAVERLRLDADLHRALDRGEMALHYQPIVELESGELTGFEALLRWHHPELGLIAPDRFIPVAEENGTIVPIGAWVLATACRTAAAWRAARPDGRTLTISVNVSSRQLAGDGFVTVVEDALADTGLDPSTLVLELTESYLMLDPERAAARLRSLSALGVRLAVDDFGTGYSSLSYLREFPVDILKIDRSFVATISEDEEVPSLIRAVLDLCRTMGLDAVAEGIEEPHQLDQLLVERCPLGQGFLFDRPLTEEAARALVEGLGTAPVSPGAGR